A stretch of the Osmerus mordax isolate fOsmMor3 chromosome 12, fOsmMor3.pri, whole genome shotgun sequence genome encodes the following:
- the kdm3b gene encoding lysine-specific demethylase 3B isoform X3, giving the protein MGDSLELIGKRLILLLNDGRSSAGAEPEKAIWARDWLQGTVRAVSVIGLASPGIEVSGGEATTNTASSGLTVFMEFEDSVGGKRTWVQVYGEAVSAVLVEDSIVWATRSATNPSLPSGAPPTPWPALAFRSLVDRVGLGPLVPVEFLGSRTLEFLADGSSLQRFEVEKDVGHPLLLEQPLLQAAVSLWLSDYELQEILRKGSFTIQGRRVQVYQPEPEEPWALGLVSQHDPVSHIMEITMDKGEESQVVDPRVIHVMLAEDEEGKTSRRRKESEALKGESGRRRRTSSGGEEDVTLKRFKAAGNDVADSSESQQASKEGAGTWGGETGGGGGTNSHSNNMDQSHAPLRFLPAHTKENGRPLLLQGGADSTTPTPPPLKPAPSLFSNSSFPSLGQMPSLVPGSPAAKPPSAPAPDREDPPQAAHPRTAALVSPGPVSSPSPLGIAPSVGLSAPLPRGFTPQPPSWGAAPSQTESSKNPVLAAAGFRAPQSKPAGSAVFGGRSSQTNGGSHPAAPSPAAPSSAQEQRAFGFPFASAGPKTEDQPSQHNDQNLFFQCMTQNPGTAPGPAAGPAQSKDTNYFTAVSESLGKEPPSLFKPPRPSEGPRTPVLGQPSPGLFGSGQLKEQSKAPESQTPTGNGVASKAFPGGLGSGSGGMRSSALGMGGLGTPLGSASGPLVGASRAGTNGGASVGGLGLLSGTKPSDSHQNLFLQGSPSKEPSNPFLAYGDKPSPSPFGVLSAPSPGPGLSGAQPETLGPSDSKPNLFTMAEPPKGLLTSSSPPSGFPQRAQETEGSKPKDEHTSLGSGEGDDGPSSTSMFGAVVPGPSEDSSLDLDHKFPLEERVQGAKRDSDSSDNSDLSDLSEAEEGMGRGSAGGPQGPSKEGALMLQKIKGPGAPKTRPRNKPFKVGQSVLKDVTKVRRLKQSGESFLQDGSCINVAPHLHKCRECRLERYRKYREQEPDDDDPNVACRFFHFRRLAFTRKGVLRVEGFLSPQQSDAMAMGLWLPSPAVQEGLDLDTSKYILANVGDQFCQLVMSEKEAMMMVEPHQKVAWKRAVRGVREMCDVCETTLFNIHWVCRKCGFGVCLDCYRLRRNKPQEDVEEGPEDEVFSWLKCAKGQPHEPQNLMPTQIIPGTALYNIGDMVHSARGKWGIKANCPCTSRHTKPLVRPSAPNGIAQGSGPASALGSRGCSGGATTSKPEGESTATVKTEPPHTAMSSDGGGALGGLSHPSGSSATFAHAPQTPMPPKDPRPPPPGEGTSSPLHWLADLATQKGKAEDMKEHGSLRSMMNRENSSPFVLDSLSALSKPSSSSSPKLFNSLLLGSGSAQHKPEGSSLRDLLNSGPGRLPQGPGESGVPFPSVFSTSGGGDKLKGSLPNFLDHIIASVVETKKTEGRRQAGDGGGELGAGGVGRRDGGVMGLSVLDPHTSHTWLCDGRLLCLQDPSNSNNWKIFRECWKQGQPVLVSSIHKRLNGGLWKPEAFSQEFGDQDVDLVNCRNCAIISDVKVRDFWDGFQIISKRLQGNDGQPMVLKLKDWPPGEDFRDMMPTRFDDLMDNLPLPEYTKRDGRLNLASRLPNFFVRPDLGPKMYNAYGLISTEDRKVGTTNLHLDVSDAVNVMVYVGIPLEESDTEQEADITGCAEVMTTIEEGDVDEMTKRRVYEAKEKPGALWHIYAAKDAEKIRELLRKVGEELGQENPPDHDPIHDQSWYLDQVLRRRLYEEYGVQGWAIVQFLGDAVFIPAGAPHQVHNLYSCIKVAEDFVSPEHVKHCFRLTQEFRHLSTTHSNHEDKLQVKNIIYHAVKDAVGTLRAHEPKLARS; this is encoded by the exons ATGGGAGACTCGCTCGAGTTGATTGGGAAGCGTCTTATTTTACTCCTTAACGATGGAAGGTCCAGCGCTGGAGCCGAACCGGAGAAAGCCATTTGGGCTCGGGACTGGCTCCAGGGTACAGTACGGGCGGTCAGCGTCATAGGTTTGGCCAGTCCGGGAATCGAGGTGAGCGGAGGAGAGGCGACAACAAACACAGCTTCATCGGGGCTAACG gtGTTTATGGAGTTTGAAGACAGCGTGGGGGGGAAGCGGACCTGGGTGCAGGTGTACGGGGAGGCTGTCAGTGCTGTGTTGGTTGAGGACTCTATTGTCTGGGCCACACGGAGCGCGACTAACCCCTCCCTGCCTTCTGgcgccccacccaccccctggcCTGCCCTG GCCTTCCGATCCTTGGTGGACCGCGTAGGGCTCGGCCCCCTGGTTCCTGTGGAGTTCCTGGGAAGCAGAACCCTGGAGTTCCTCGCTGATGGAAGTTCTCTCCAGAGGTTTGAG gtggagAAGGATGTGGGACACCCCCTGCTCCTGGAgcagcccctcctccaggctgctgtcTCCCTCTGGCTCAGTGACTACGAGCTGCAGGAGATCCTCCGCAAGG GCTCCTTCACCATCCAGGGCCGCAGGGTACAGGTGTACCAGCCTGAGCCTGAGGAGCCCTGGGCCCTGGGCCTGGTCTCCCAGCACGACCctgtctctcacatcatggagatCACCATGGACAAG ggggaggagagccaggTGGTCGACCCCCGTGTGATCCATGTCATGCTGGCTGAAGATGAG GAGGGGAAGACCAGccgcaggaggaaggagagcgagGCGCTGAAGGGAGAGAGCGGCCGCAGGCGCCGCACCTCCTCCGGGGGCGAGGAGGACGTCACCCTCAAACGCTTCAAGGCGGCCGGAAACGACGTGGCCGACAGCAGCGAATCACAGCAGGCCTCCAAGGAGGGGGCGGGGACTTGGGgcggagagacggggggaggaggaggaacgaaCAGTCACAGCAACAAT atggACCAATCACACGCCCCGCTTCGCTTCCTCCCTGCCCACACCAAGGAGAACGGCcggcccctcctcctgcagggcGGCGCTgactccaccacccccaccccgccccctctcaaacccgccccctccctcttctccaacTCCTCGTTCCCTTCCCTGGGCCAGAtgcccagcctggtccctggaTCCCCGGCCGCCaagcccccctccgcccccgcccccgACAGAGAGGACCCCCCCCAGGCAGCCCACCCCAGGACGGCCGCTCTGGTGTCCCCTGGacccgtctcctccccctctcccctgggcaTCGCCCCCAGCGTAGGCCTCTCTGCCCCACTCCCTCGTGGATTtaccccccagcctccttcctGGGGGGCTGCGCCCAGCCAAACAGAG AGTTCTAAGAACCCCGTCCTGGCCGCGGCCGGCTTCCGAGCGCCGCAGTCCAAGCCCGCAGGTTCTGCTGTGTTCGGAGGGAGGAGCTCTCAGACCAACGGAGGGTCCCACCCTgccgccccctcccccgccgccccctcctccgcccaggAACAGAGAGCGTTCGGGTTCCCCTTCGCCTCCGCGGGGCCCAAGACCGAGGACCAGCCTTCGCAGCACAACGACCAGAACCTGTTCTTCCAGTGCATGACCCAGAACCCCGGCACTGCTCCGGGTCCTGCTGCAGGTCCGGCCCAGTCTAAAGACACCAACTACTTCACAGCCGTGTCGGAGAGCCTGGGGAAGGAACCCCCCAGCCTGTTCAAGCCCCCCCGGCCCAGCGAGGGACCCAGGACTCCGGTTCTGGGCCAGCCCTCCCCGGGCCTGTTTGGGTCGGGCCAGCTGAAAGAGCAGTCCAAGGCTCCAGAGTCCCAGACGCCCACAGGCAACGGGGTTGCGAGCAAGGCCTTCCCCGGGGGTCTGGGTTCTGGGTCCGGGGGGATGAGGAGCTCCGCTCTGGGCATGGGGGGGCTAGGCACTCCCCTGGGTTCGGCCTCCGGGCCCCTGGTGGGGGCTAGCCGGGCAGGGACTAACGGGGGTGCTTCTGTGGGGGGGTTGGGTCTGCTCTCAGGCACCAAGCCCTCTGACTCCCACCAGAACTTGTTCCTCCAGGGCTCCCCCTCAAAGGAGCCCTCCAACCCCTTCCTGGCCTACGGGGACaagccctcccccagccccttcggggtcctctctgcccccagccCTGGACCAGGGCTGTCTGGGGCCCAGCCAGAGACGCTAGGGCCCTCGGACAGCAAGCCCAACCTCTTCACCATGGCAGAGCCCCCCAAAGGcctcctgacctcctcctcccccccctctggcTTCCCCCAGAGGGcccaggagacagaggggtCCAAGCCCAAGGATGAGCACACTTCCCTGGGGTCCGGGGAGGGGGATGAcgggccctcctccacctccatgttTGGTGCTGTGGTCCCGGGGCCCAGCGAGGACTCTTCCCTGGACTTGGACCACAAGTTCCCCCTGGAGGAGCGCGTCCAGGGGGCCAAGCGCGACTCTGACTCCAGTGACAACAGCGACCTGTCTGACCTGAgcgaggcggaggaggggatgggtcGGGGCTCAGCCGGGGGGCCCCAGGGGCCCAGCaaggagggggctctgatgcTCCAGAAGATCAAGGGCCCTGGGGCCCCCAAGACCAGACCCCGCAACAAACCGTTTAAAG tgggCCAGTCGGTGCTGAAGGACGTGACGAAGGTGCGTCGTCTGAAGCAGTCGGGGGAGTCCTTCCTCCAGGACGGCTCCTGCATCAACGTGGCTCCTCACCTGCACAAGTGCCGGGAGTGCCGCCTGGAGCGCTACCGGAAATACCGGGAGCAGGAGCCGGACGACGACGACCCCAACGTGGCCTGCCGCTTCTTCCACTtccgcag gctggcGTTCACCAGGAAGGGCGTGCTGCGTGTGGAGGGCTTCCTGAGCCCCCAGCAGAGCGACGCCATGGCGATGGGCCTGTGGCTGCCGTCCCCGGCCGTGCAGGAGGGCCTGGACCTGGACACGTCCAAGTACATCCTGGCCAACGTGGGGGACCAGTTCTGCCAGCTGGTCATGTCTGAGAAGGAGGCCATGATGATGGTGGAGCCTCACC AGAAAGTGGCGTGGAAGCGGGCTGTGCGTGGCGTGAGGGagatgtgtgacgtgtgtgagaCCACGCTGTTCAACATCCACTGGGTGTGCAGGAAGTGCGGCTTCGGGGTGTGTCTCGACTGTTACCGCCTCCGCAGGAACAAGCCTCAGGAGG ACGTGGAGGAGGGCCCAGAGGATGAGGTGTTCTCCTGGCTGAAGTGTGCTAAAGGACAGCCTCACGAGCCCCAGAACCTCATGCCCACACAGATCATCCctggcacag CTCTCTACAACATAGGAGACATGGTGCACTCTGCCCGGGGCAAATGGGGCATCAAGGCCAACTGCCCCTGCACCAGCCGACACACCAAGCCTCTGGTGCGCCCTAGCGCCCCCAACGGGATAGCACAG ggttcGGGCCCTGCCTCCGCCCTGGGCAGCAGAGGTTGCAGCGGGGGGGCTACAACCTCTAAACCAGAGGGGGAGTCGACGGCGACGGTGAAAACAGAGCCTCCCCACACAGCCATGTCTTCAGACGgagggggggctctgggggggctCAGCCACCCCTCCGGCAGTTCTGCTACCTTCGCCCacgccccccagacccccatGCCCCCTAAGGACCCCCGACCCCCGCCCCCTGGGGAGGGgacgtcctcccctctccactggcTGGCCGACCTCGCCACTCAGAAGGGCAAGGCAGAGGACATGAAAG AGCACGGCTCGCTACGTTCCATGATGAACAGGGAGAACAGCTCTCCCTTCGTCCTGGACTCGCTCAGTGCCCTGTCCaagccttcctcctcttccagccCCAAGCTCTTCAACAGCCTGCTTCTGGGCTCTGGTTCTGCCCAGCACAAACCTGAAGGCTCCAGTCTCAGAGATCTGCTTAACTCTGGGCCTGGCAGGCTTCCCCAGGGTCCTGGAGAGAGTGGGGTTCCCTTCCCCTCGGTGTTCTCAACTTCTGGCGGG GGTGACAAGCTGAAGGGCAGCCTACCTAACTTCCTGGACCACATCATCGCCTCCGTGGTGGAGACCAAGAAGACAGAGGGCCGTCGGCAggcgggggatgggggtggggagctGGGAGCGGGCGGTGTGGGGCGCAGGGACGGGGGCGTGATGGGCCTCAGCGTGCTGGAcccccacacctcacacacctggcTGTGTGACGGGCGCTTGCTCTGCCTGCAGGACCccagcaacagcaacaactgGAAGATCTTCAGGGAGTGCTGGAAGCAGGGACAG cctgtgCTGGTGTCCAGCATCCACAAGCGTCTGAACGGGGGGCTGTGGAAGCCTGAGGCCTTCAGCCAAGAGTTTGGGGACCAGGATGTGGACCTGGTCAACTGCAGGAACTGCGCCATCATCTCAGACGTTAAGGTCCGGGACTTCTGGGACGGCTTCCAGATCATCTCCA AGCGTCTGCAGGGTAACGATGGGCAGCCCATGGTGCTGAAGCTGAAGGACTGGCCTCCAGGGGAAGACTTCAGGGACATGATGCCCACACG gtTTGATGACCTGATGGACAACCTGCCCCTCCCAGAGTACACTAAGAGGGACGGGCGGCTTAACCTGGCCTCCCGTCTGCCCAACTTCTTCGTTCGTCCCGACCTGGGTCCCAAAATGTACAACGCTTATG gTCTGATCTCCACGGAGGACAGGAAGGTGGGGACCACCAACCTCCACCTGGATGTGTCAGACGCCGTCAACGTCATGGTGTACGTGGGGATACCTCTGGAGGAGTCGGACACCGAGCagg AGGCAGACATCACTGGATGTGCAG AGGTGATGACCACCATCGAGGAGGGGGATGTGGACGAGATGACGAAGAGGAGGGTGTACGAGGCGAAGGAGAAGCCGGGAGCTCTCTGGCACATCTACGCTGCCAAGGATGCAGAGAAGATCCGCGAGCTGCTCCGCAAG gtgggagaggagctggGCCAGGAGAACCCTCCGGACCACGACCCCATCCACGACCAGAGCTGGTACCTGGACCAGGTGCTCCGGAGGAGGCTGTACGAGGAGTACGGCGTGCAGGGCTGGGCCATCGTCCAGTTCCTGGGAGACGCCGTGTTCATCCCCGCGGGCGCTCCCCACCAG gttcaTAACCTGTACAGCTGTATCAAGGTAGCGGAGGACTTTGTGTCTCCAGAACATGTGAAACACTGTTTCAGACTGACGCAGGAGTTCCGACACCTCTCCACCACCCACTCCAACCACGAGGACAAACTACAG GTGAAGAACATCATCTACCACGCTGTGAAGGATGCCGTGGGGACCCTCAGGGCACATGAACCCAAACTAGCTCGTTCCTAA